One Baekduia alba genomic window, CGAGAACAAGGAAGCGCTCTACCACGCGTGGATGGAGGCGATCTCCGCGCAGGTGCACGCGGAGCTCGTCGCCGAGGCCGAGGCCGCGGGCGAGACCGCGCGCGGCCGCCTCTGGCGGCTCGCGCACCGCGAGGTGATGATCCTCACGACCGGCTTCCCGGACTACGCCCGGCTGTTCATGGGCGCGGTCGACTGGCCCGAGAGCTTCCAGGAGCAGATCCGCGAGCTGCGCCGCGGCCACGAGGCGCTCTTCCGGGGCGTGATCTCCGACGGCGTCGCCAGCGGCGAGTTCCGCGTGGTCGACGAGACCGTCGCGCGGTACTGCCTGCAGGGCGCGCTGAT contains:
- a CDS encoding TetR/AcrR family transcriptional regulator, whose amino-acid sequence is MTAEPESKEPSRLERRREERKQAILRAAGAELARAGFSRASLDDIAERVHVTKATLYHYYENKEALYHAWMEAISAQVHAELVAEAEAAGETARGRLWRLAHREVMILTTGFPDYARLFMGAVDWPESFQEQIRELRRGHEALFRGVISDGVASGEFRVVDETVARYCLQGALIYVPEWFRDDGRSSAGQIADAVADTVIRMFEKA